One genomic segment of [Phormidium] sp. ETS-05 includes these proteins:
- a CDS encoding valine--pyruvate transaminase, which yields MNPALTKLSKFGEQMSHLTGVRAIMKDIVETLHASKGREFINLSAGNPVILPEVEQLWRDCTADLLASPEYGEVVCRYGSSQGYDPLIEAVVTDFNRRYGLSLTDRNILITPGSQSIYFFAANAFGGYASDGRLKQIILPLSPDYTGYGGVTLTPEALLAYKPTIEKDARSHSFKYRPDFSQLSIDENAGCVIFSRPCNPTGNVMTNEEVEKIASLAAVYGVPVLVDSAYAPPFPALNFTEMTPVFGENIVHCMSLSKAGLPGERIGIAIGSEFVINALQSFQTNSCIHSSRYGQAIASRAIASGALAHISETVIRPHYQKKFTVVENTLNQYLPQDIPWFLHRGEGAIFAWLWFDELPITDWEFYQQLKEVGIIVVPGNSFFPGLREDWQHTKQCFRISLTATDDEIALGMQRLAKVAETVYQSRGAASVRSDMPVTV from the coding sequence ATGAACCCTGCACTGACAAAATTGAGTAAATTTGGCGAACAGATGTCCCACCTGACTGGGGTGCGGGCGATTATGAAAGATATTGTGGAAACGCTCCACGCCAGTAAAGGCCGGGAATTTATCAACCTCAGTGCGGGCAACCCGGTGATTTTGCCCGAGGTGGAGCAGCTCTGGCGGGACTGCACGGCGGACTTGCTGGCGAGCCCAGAATATGGCGAGGTGGTGTGCCGCTACGGTTCCAGTCAGGGCTATGACCCCTTAATTGAAGCGGTAGTGACAGATTTCAACCGCCGCTATGGTCTATCCCTGACCGATCGCAATATTTTGATTACTCCCGGCAGCCAGTCGATTTATTTCTTTGCTGCTAATGCTTTTGGTGGATACGCCAGCGACGGGCGGTTAAAGCAAATTATCTTACCCCTGAGTCCTGACTATACGGGTTATGGCGGTGTCACCTTGACTCCAGAGGCATTGCTGGCGTATAAACCCACCATTGAAAAGGATGCCAGAAGCCATAGTTTTAAATATCGCCCGGATTTCAGCCAGCTATCAATTGATGAAAATGCCGGTTGTGTGATTTTCTCTCGCCCTTGCAACCCCACGGGAAATGTGATGACGAATGAGGAGGTAGAGAAAATTGCCTCTCTCGCCGCTGTTTATGGGGTGCCAGTGTTGGTGGATTCGGCTTATGCGCCACCGTTCCCGGCTCTGAATTTTACCGAGATGACGCCGGTATTTGGCGAGAATATCGTCCACTGTATGAGTTTGTCGAAGGCGGGTTTACCCGGAGAGCGCATCGGGATTGCGATCGGATCCGAATTTGTCATCAATGCTCTGCAGTCTTTCCAGACTAATAGCTGCATCCACTCGTCTCGCTATGGACAGGCGATCGCCTCCCGGGCGATCGCCTCTGGCGCCCTCGCTCACATCTCAGAAACCGTCATCCGCCCCCACTACCAGAAAAAATTTACCGTCGTTGAAAACACCCTTAACCAATATCTCCCCCAAGATATCCCCTGGTTCCTCCATCGCGGCGAAGGCGCCATCTTTGCCTGGTTGTGGTTTGATGAATTACCAATTACCGATTGGGAATTTTATCAGCAGCTCAAAGAAGTAGGAATCATCGTCGTTCCCGGTAACTCATTCTTCCCCGGTTTGCGCGAAGACTGGCAGCACACCAAACAATGCTTCCGCATCAGCCTCACCGCCACCGATGACGAAATTGCCCTAGGGATGCAGCGCCTCGCCAAAGTCGCCGAAACAGTGTATCAATCTCGTGGGGCCGCATCAGTCCGAAGCGATATGCCCGTTACTGTGTAA
- a CDS encoding type II toxin-antitoxin system Phd/YefM family antitoxin, which produces MKSVSAKELRGNLENLLDEILRTGMPLEIERGGKRLRIIPVEPLDKLDKLVHRPHVILGDADALIDITWEQEVRRVGSTAHYRC; this is translated from the coding sequence ATGAAAAGTGTGAGCGCCAAAGAATTAAGAGGTAATCTTGAAAATTTGCTCGATGAAATTTTAAGAACCGGGATGCCTCTGGAGATTGAACGGGGAGGAAAACGGCTGCGCATCATTCCCGTAGAACCGTTAGACAAGTTAGATAAATTGGTGCATCGACCTCATGTTATTTTAGGCGATGCTGACGCTCTTATCGATATCACTTGGGAGCAGGAGGTTCGTAGGGTGGGCAGCACTGCCCACTACAGATGCTGA
- a CDS encoding S-layer family protein has protein sequence MRDGALISTGTGLNTGDGIIASGGKGGNLVVTGAERVELNGISADGRFITSLNSGTLSQQDAGSLTIEADTLILRDGAEISGSTTGPGVGGSMTVEARDVQLLGISPDGKYRSAISVRAEATGNGGSLDLETARLLVAGGALVEASTFGDGNAGSLNIIATDRTEIQGASTLGRSGLFASAVGGGTGSGGNLTLHTGELRIRDGATIAASNFHSRDLYPPGNGPAGNIAITADSIRLDNGGSLSVRAASGDKGNINLTARDIIAVGNSRINTDATGTATGGNIAVSAENLVAVDNSDISANAQQSFGGRVLVSAGGVFGTRFRPNQTPKSDITASSDLGAEFSGTVEINTPAADPSSGLVTLPENFVDLASVLGADACARGSSSSFVVTGRGGLPPNPTELLSNDASVSSWIDVSRFVVGLQPKPVQGAGETGETGGPFWELGNGE, from the coding sequence ATGCGGGATGGTGCCCTGATATCCACTGGTACTGGGCTCAATACCGGTGATGGCATCATCGCCTCTGGCGGGAAGGGAGGCAATTTAGTCGTCACTGGTGCCGAAAGAGTCGAACTTAATGGCATCTCTGCGGACGGCAGGTTTATAACCAGCTTAAACAGCGGTACTCTCAGCCAACAAGATGCCGGTTCCCTCACCATAGAAGCGGATACCTTAATCCTCCGAGATGGGGCAGAGATATCCGGCTCCACCACCGGGCCAGGAGTCGGAGGCAGTATGACCGTGGAGGCGCGGGACGTGCAATTATTAGGCATTTCCCCGGATGGCAAATATCGATCGGCCATTTCTGTGCGCGCTGAAGCCACAGGCAATGGGGGGAGCTTGGACTTGGAAACCGCCCGCCTGCTAGTAGCTGGTGGGGCGTTGGTGGAAGCCAGCACCTTTGGTGATGGCAATGCTGGTTCTCTCAATATCATCGCCACAGACCGCACAGAGATTCAAGGCGCCTCGACCCTTGGTCGCAGTGGCTTATTTGCTAGTGCCGTGGGGGGGGGCACTGGCAGCGGTGGCAACCTAACCCTGCACACAGGGGAATTGCGCATCCGGGATGGGGCGACGATCGCCGCCAGCAACTTTCACAGCCGGGACCTGTACCCACCGGGTAACGGTCCAGCGGGCAATATCGCCATTACCGCTGACTCCATCCGCCTGGATAATGGCGGCAGTTTGAGCGTGCGAGCCGCCTCCGGTGACAAAGGCAATATCAACCTCACCGCCCGAGATATCATTGCCGTAGGGAATTCCCGCATCAACACTGATGCTACTGGCACCGCCACTGGGGGTAATATCGCTGTGAGTGCCGAAAATTTAGTCGCTGTAGATAATAGCGATATCTCCGCCAACGCCCAACAGAGCTTTGGCGGGCGGGTGTTGGTCAGTGCTGGTGGCGTGTTTGGCACCCGGTTTCGCCCCAACCAAACCCCAAAAAGTGACATTACCGCCAGTTCCGACCTGGGAGCGGAATTCAGCGGTACAGTGGAAATCAACACCCCAGCCGCTGACCCCAGTTCTGGTTTGGTGACTTTGCCAGAAAATTTTGTGGATTTGGCATCGGTACTAGGTGCAGATGCTTGCGCGAGGGGTAGCAGCAGCTCTTTTGTGGTCACCGGACGTGGTGGCTTGCCTCCCAACCCCACAGAACTCCTCAGCAACGATGCTAGTGTATCGAGTTGGATTGATGTATCCAGGTTTGTAGTTGGGCTTCAGCCCAAGCCAGTCCAGGGGGCTGGGGAGACGGGGGAGACAGGGGGGCCTTTTTGGGAATTGGGGAATGGGGAATAG
- the glgP gene encoding alpha-glucan family phosphorylase, protein MTTHAKSMVQDNFLTVTKLRDKLPITLKPLADIAYNYWWCWTNDRVSLFRNIDPEAWDRWQHNPVAMLAFAHPVRLSQLANDPDYIKRVKSVAEQLKRYMEETDTWAAKEAPQISRANPVAYFCAEFGIHESLPIYSGGLGVLAGDHLKSASDLGVPLVAVGLLYRQGYFVQRLSRIGWQEDHYEDNIFEQMPMELMTDASGKPVTVELEIRNRKVKIQVWRVMVGRVALYLLDTDRPDNDQIDRWLTGHLYGGNQDTRIAQEVVLGIGGVRALKALGIEPAVYHMNEGHAAFCTLEAARSEMVKTGKSFYDVEATVRAKSVFTTHTPVPAGHDVFSGDTIESYFSHYWPELKLSEEQFMALGARRLGDPWEPFSMTVLALRMSRTANGVSELHGEVSRKMWHILYPEREVEQVPIGYITNGVHARTWTAPLMGDLYAQYLGEDWSSRVADPEMWAKVDDIPDEEIWWRHQLLKERLIAHTRSQVKQARQQRGEDSYWVNSAEKLLDPNVLTIGFARRFSTYKRGYLLLHDLDRALKILANPDRPVQIIFSGKAHPADEQGKRVLQRLFEWSRKHPDLQNRLVIVENYNMHTGRKLVQGVDVWLNTPRRPLEASGTSGQKVCFNGGINCSVLDGWWCEGYEEGVNGWAIGEDAHTSDQERQDKIDAQSLYRLLEEEIVPLYYDRDANGIPHGWVKRMKGSIKTNAPRFNTDRMIAEYVAKVYQPGLTTNLQAVRASVMV, encoded by the coding sequence GTGACAACTCACGCAAAATCTATGGTGCAAGACAATTTCCTGACCGTTACAAAGTTACGCGACAAGTTACCGATTACGCTCAAACCCTTAGCCGATATCGCCTATAACTACTGGTGGTGTTGGACTAATGACCGGGTTTCTCTGTTTCGCAATATTGACCCAGAAGCCTGGGACCGCTGGCAGCACAATCCAGTAGCGATGCTGGCGTTTGCCCACCCGGTCCGCCTATCGCAGCTAGCTAATGACCCGGATTACATTAAGCGGGTCAAATCTGTGGCGGAGCAGTTGAAACGCTACATGGAAGAAACCGACACTTGGGCGGCTAAGGAAGCGCCGCAAATCTCCCGGGCCAACCCGGTAGCCTATTTTTGTGCGGAGTTCGGCATCCACGAATCTTTACCGATTTATTCTGGCGGTTTGGGGGTGCTGGCGGGAGACCACCTCAAGTCGGCTTCTGACCTGGGGGTGCCTCTGGTGGCGGTGGGTTTGCTCTACCGTCAGGGTTATTTTGTGCAGCGGTTGAGCCGCATCGGCTGGCAAGAGGACCATTATGAGGATAATATCTTCGAGCAAATGCCGATGGAGCTGATGACTGATGCCAGTGGCAAACCAGTGACGGTGGAACTGGAAATCAGGAACCGTAAGGTGAAAATCCAGGTTTGGCGGGTGATGGTGGGTCGCGTTGCTCTGTATTTGCTGGATACCGATCGCCCAGATAATGACCAAATCGATCGCTGGCTGACGGGGCACCTCTACGGCGGCAACCAAGACACTCGCATCGCCCAAGAAGTGGTGCTGGGTATCGGCGGTGTGCGCGCTCTCAAGGCTTTGGGCATTGAGCCTGCTGTTTATCATATGAATGAAGGGCACGCGGCTTTCTGCACTTTGGAGGCGGCCCGATCGGAAATGGTCAAAACCGGCAAGTCTTTTTATGATGTGGAAGCCACGGTACGCGCCAAGAGCGTTTTCACCACCCACACTCCCGTCCCCGCCGGTCACGATGTCTTCTCTGGCGATACCATTGAGTCTTATTTCTCCCATTACTGGCCAGAATTGAAGCTGTCGGAAGAGCAGTTTATGGCCTTGGGGGCCCGTCGTCTGGGAGACCCCTGGGAGCCTTTCAGTATGACGGTTCTGGCTCTGCGGATGTCCCGCACTGCCAACGGCGTCTCGGAACTTCACGGGGAAGTGTCACGCAAAATGTGGCATATTCTCTATCCCGAGCGGGAAGTAGAGCAAGTCCCGATCGGCTATATCACCAACGGGGTTCATGCTCGCACTTGGACCGCGCCGCTGATGGGTGATTTGTATGCGCAGTATTTGGGAGAGGATTGGTCTTCCCGCGTCGCTGACCCGGAAATGTGGGCAAAAGTTGATGATATTCCTGATGAGGAAATTTGGTGGCGTCACCAGTTGCTTAAAGAGCGCTTAATTGCCCATACTCGCAGCCAAGTCAAGCAGGCTCGCCAGCAGCGAGGAGAAGACAGTTACTGGGTGAATTCTGCTGAGAAGTTGCTTGACCCCAATGTGCTGACGATCGGCTTTGCTCGCCGCTTTTCCACTTACAAGCGTGGTTATCTGCTGCTGCATGATTTGGACCGCGCTTTGAAGATTTTGGCTAATCCCGATCGTCCGGTACAAATCATCTTTTCCGGCAAGGCTCACCCCGCTGACGAGCAGGGAAAACGGGTGTTACAGCGTCTGTTTGAATGGTCTCGCAAGCATCCCGACTTGCAAAATCGCTTGGTGATTGTGGAAAACTACAATATGCACACTGGCCGCAAACTGGTGCAAGGTGTGGATGTGTGGTTGAATACTCCCCGCCGTCCTCTGGAGGCTTCTGGTACTAGCGGTCAAAAAGTCTGCTTTAATGGCGGGATTAACTGCAGCGTGCTAGATGGTTGGTGGTGTGAAGGCTACGAGGAAGGTGTCAATGGTTGGGCGATCGGTGAAGATGCCCATACTAGCGACCAGGAGCGTCAGGATAAAATTGATGCCCAATCTCTCTACCGCTTATTAGAAGAGGAAATCGTCCCTCTTTATTACGATCGTGATGCCAATGGTATCCCTCACGGTTGGGTTAAGCGGATGAAGGGTTCGATTAAAACTAACGCTCCCCGGTTTAACACCGATCGGATGATTGCCGAATACGTTGCCAAAGTTTACCAGCCCGGACTGACCACTAACCTCCAAGCCGTCCGCGCTAGCGTTATGGTCTAA
- a CDS encoding CHAT domain-containing protein produces MYKCKLLALGVFLGLATTLELPVRANIVRNEVWRELSPIAATATLADAQNGAQLLQQAKSLYEQGQFQEAARVLQEAVNALAAVGDIVSQGAALGNLALVYLQLGMWQEAEQAINQSLALVSLNHGSDALNVLAKTLNIQGQMRLMMGQGEAAIDSWQQAGEIAGKIGDKDSIIEAKINQSQAMQDLGLYPKACKTLLEVLAFDNQGVCAVSDDGINTFLQRYNPREDPFGSQLRALTALGDVLRVVGQLDKSAAVLQASLQLVAKFGLNYELDSLYLSLGNTAEAKKEIDAAVSFYRQAAALSSNSTVSIRAKLDLLHLAVDEDKFSAADRSYLLSLEEATSLAAVLKEEIKNLPANRASIYTQINLANSLIEIFQRQPEAKWQMEAESLLTQAADAARSMGDDRATAYALGMRGSLYEKLQQYSRAEMDTIEALNLAPKYLAPDIAYQFLWQAGRISKARGNVEDAIGYYTEAVETLQSIRTDLVAISSDAQFDFRAQVEPVYRELVGLLLQPGRKDEQAKLIKARQLIESLQLAELDNFFKDACLNTQAALVDEIDPTAAVLYPIILGDRLEVILALPGQPLRHYSTKISKPEIEKIVSDIRATLTNRRRQIRLEPLQTAYNWLLRPIEQDLANSNIKTLVFVPDGGLRNIPLTALYDGERYLVEKYSVAIAPGLQLVDSKPLDRSQLQLIAVGLTEARQGFTALPGVGQEFQRIGEQIPTKVLLNDAFTQSNFQQQLKTFPFPVIHIGTHGEFSSKAEDTFILTWNDRINVNELDELLRGDIQQRGAGTIELLVLSACKTAAGDDRAALGLAGVAVRAGARSTVASLWSVSDEATAELMSQFYHELTHSQVTKAEALRRAQEAVLQNTNFAHPYFWSAFVMVGNWL; encoded by the coding sequence ATGTATAAATGTAAATTACTGGCTCTGGGTGTTTTTTTGGGATTGGCCACGACTCTGGAACTGCCTGTTAGAGCCAATATCGTGAGAAATGAAGTTTGGAGAGAGTTATCGCCAATTGCAGCCACAGCTACATTAGCGGATGCCCAAAACGGCGCTCAACTGTTGCAACAAGCCAAGAGTTTATATGAGCAAGGGCAGTTTCAGGAAGCCGCCAGAGTTTTGCAAGAGGCGGTGAATGCTTTGGCGGCGGTGGGCGATATAGTCAGTCAAGGGGCAGCCTTGGGCAATTTGGCTTTAGTTTACCTGCAATTGGGAATGTGGCAGGAGGCGGAGCAAGCAATTAATCAAAGTTTGGCGCTGGTGTCTTTAAATCATGGGTCAGATGCCCTAAATGTGCTGGCTAAAACTTTGAATATTCAGGGGCAGATGCGGTTGATGATGGGGCAGGGAGAAGCTGCCATAGATAGCTGGCAGCAAGCGGGAGAAATTGCTGGTAAAATCGGCGATAAAGATAGCATAATTGAGGCCAAAATTAACCAGTCTCAGGCGATGCAAGATTTGGGACTATATCCCAAGGCTTGTAAGACTTTGCTAGAGGTTTTGGCATTTGATAACCAGGGAGTTTGTGCGGTATCAGATGATGGAATTAATACATTTTTGCAGCGCTATAATCCAAGAGAAGACCCTTTCGGTTCGCAACTAAGAGCTTTGACTGCTCTTGGGGATGTGTTGCGGGTGGTGGGGCAGCTAGACAAGTCTGCGGCAGTGTTGCAGGCTAGTTTACAATTAGTGGCAAAATTTGGCCTCAACTATGAATTAGATTCATTATATCTCAGTTTGGGTAACACTGCGGAAGCGAAAAAAGAAATAGATGCGGCTGTTTCTTTTTACCGGCAGGCTGCGGCATTGTCTTCAAATTCCACGGTGAGCATCCGCGCCAAACTGGACTTACTGCATTTGGCTGTTGATGAGGATAAATTTTCGGCTGCAGACCGTTCATACCTCCTGAGTCTAGAAGAAGCAACCAGTTTGGCGGCGGTATTAAAAGAGGAAATTAAGAATTTGCCTGCCAATCGCGCCTCGATTTACACTCAAATTAATTTGGCCAATAGTTTGATAGAAATTTTCCAGCGGCAGCCAGAGGCAAAATGGCAAATGGAAGCAGAATCGCTATTGACACAAGCGGCTGATGCGGCGAGGAGTATGGGTGATGACCGAGCTACTGCTTATGCTTTGGGGATGCGGGGGAGTCTGTATGAAAAGCTGCAACAATACTCGCGGGCGGAAATGGATACGATCGAGGCTTTAAATCTGGCGCCTAAGTACCTGGCTCCTGATATTGCGTACCAGTTTTTATGGCAGGCGGGCAGGATATCTAAGGCTAGGGGGAATGTTGAGGACGCGATCGGCTACTACACGGAAGCGGTAGAAACCCTCCAATCCATCCGCACCGATTTAGTCGCCATCAGTTCTGACGCCCAGTTCGACTTTCGCGCCCAAGTAGAGCCGGTGTATCGGGAGCTAGTGGGTTTACTCTTGCAACCGGGCAGAAAAGATGAGCAAGCTAAGCTGATTAAAGCCCGCCAGCTTATTGAGTCTCTGCAATTGGCGGAATTAGATAATTTCTTTAAAGATGCTTGTTTGAATACCCAAGCGGCCCTGGTGGATGAAATTGACCCCACGGCGGCGGTGTTGTATCCGATTATTTTAGGAGACCGTTTGGAGGTGATCCTGGCTTTGCCCGGTCAGCCTCTACGCCACTATAGTACCAAGATTTCTAAACCAGAAATCGAGAAAATTGTGAGCGATATTCGTGCCACCCTCACGAACCGTCGCCGCCAAATTCGCCTCGAACCTTTACAAACCGCCTACAATTGGCTGCTCCGTCCCATAGAACAGGACTTGGCGAATAGCAACATCAAAACTCTGGTGTTTGTGCCGGATGGGGGGTTGCGCAACATCCCGCTTACGGCTCTTTATGATGGAGAGCGGTATCTGGTGGAAAAATATAGTGTGGCGATCGCTCCTGGTTTACAACTGGTGGACTCCAAACCTTTAGACCGAAGTCAGCTTCAGCTTATCGCCGTGGGACTGACGGAAGCTCGCCAAGGTTTTACCGCTCTCCCTGGTGTGGGGCAAGAATTCCAGCGCATCGGGGAACAGATACCTACTAAGGTTTTGCTCAATGATGCTTTTACTCAATCTAATTTTCAGCAGCAGCTTAAAACTTTCCCCTTTCCGGTGATTCATATTGGCACTCATGGGGAATTTTCCTCTAAGGCGGAAGATACTTTTATCCTGACTTGGAACGATCGGATCAATGTCAACGAACTAGACGAACTGCTCCGGGGTGATATCCAGCAGCGAGGAGCCGGGACGATCGAATTACTGGTTTTAAGTGCTTGTAAAACTGCCGCTGGTGATGACAGAGCCGCTCTGGGGTTAGCTGGTGTGGCCGTCCGCGCAGGCGCTCGCAGTACCGTTGCCTCTCTCTGGTCTGTGTCTGATGAAGCCACCGCCGAACTGATGAGCCAATTTTACCACGAACTAACCCACAGCCAAGTCACCAAAGCGGAAGCTCTCCGCCGCGCCCAAGAAGCGGTTTTACAAAATACTAACTTTGCTCACCCCTATTTTTGGTCAGCTTTTGTCATGGTGGGTAATTGGTTGTGA
- a CDS encoding Uma2 family endonuclease, translating to MVQTPISPQILYPDSDGKPMAENTLQYRWIVRLVTNLKQLLKQQVAFVAGDLLWYPVAVEIPPAPSQAPDAMVVLGRPDGDRGSYKQWEEDNIAPQVVFEILSPSNTISEMAAKQQFYEQYGVLEMYFYNPQTHDFWGFHRATAQDGFVLIMPLHLPWTSPLLNIRFELDADGLAVYHPDGELFKEPGELFDERDRAAQERDRAAQERDRAFAKLRELGIDPETL from the coding sequence ATGGTTCAAACTCCTATTTCTCCCCAAATCCTTTATCCCGACTCCGATGGTAAACCGATGGCGGAAAATACCCTACAATATCGCTGGATTGTGCGTTTAGTCACGAACCTAAAACAACTGCTCAAGCAACAAGTGGCGTTTGTGGCGGGAGATTTACTCTGGTATCCGGTTGCAGTGGAAATTCCCCCAGCCCCAAGTCAAGCCCCCGATGCGATGGTAGTATTGGGGCGTCCTGATGGCGACAGGGGCAGTTATAAACAGTGGGAAGAAGATAACATTGCTCCCCAAGTGGTGTTTGAAATCCTTTCCCCCAGTAACACCATCAGCGAAATGGCGGCCAAACAGCAGTTTTATGAACAGTATGGCGTGCTGGAAATGTATTTTTATAATCCCCAAACCCATGACTTTTGGGGGTTTCACCGAGCCACAGCACAAGATGGCTTTGTGTTAATCATGCCGCTGCATTTGCCCTGGACTTCTCCGCTGTTGAATATTCGCTTTGAACTGGACGCCGATGGTTTAGCGGTGTATCATCCCGATGGGGAACTGTTCAAGGAACCAGGGGAGTTGTTTGATGAACGCGATCGGGCAGCACAAGAACGCGATCGGGCAGCACAAGAACGCGATCGGGCATTTGCCAAACTCCGGGAATTGGGCATTGACCCAGAAACCCTGTAA
- a CDS encoding GtrA family protein has product MATMLDFVVFSTLVHIPEFSTSRAAAFGAMSGGILHFTLCKIWVFDRSHQNIADAALSYFIISGSALFLHSFCTTMLSNLMPDEMAWLLSKGVVFTCWMYPASRYIVFGNFSFVPRPLFFVPTPKDKGQRTKDK; this is encoded by the coding sequence ATGGCCACAATGTTAGATTTTGTGGTATTTAGTACCTTGGTGCATATTCCAGAATTTTCCACATCCAGAGCCGCTGCTTTCGGCGCCATGTCGGGAGGAATCCTACATTTTACTCTGTGTAAAATTTGGGTTTTTGACAGAAGTCACCAAAACATTGCTGATGCGGCATTAAGCTATTTTATCATTTCTGGCAGTGCCTTATTCCTCCATTCATTTTGCACAACCATGCTTTCTAATCTGATGCCAGATGAAATGGCATGGTTGCTGTCCAAAGGTGTGGTGTTTACCTGTTGGATGTATCCCGCGAGCAGATATATAGTGTTTGGTAATTTTTCATTTGTCCCTCGTCCTTTGTTCTTTGTCCCTACTCCAAAGGACAAAGGACAAAGGACAAAGGACAAATAA